aataactaAATTGATCTATGCTACAATATGTGTATACATACACATTTTATGATGCctgtaaataacattttaaagccTGTTCACACATTAAAAGACAGGttgtttatttctctgttaAAACAATCCAAGGATTTAACTCTTCCTATTATGTAAACAGTGGTGACAGATGCTTTCAAGGAAGCTTAacttcaataaaaataatagtttcCCATTGTAAAATCAATATTAATATACCATAAATCCCCCGATGAATTCTTGCTTCCTTACATGCTCTCACATTTTGTGTATTAGGGGCACAGCACTACTCTAGATATCAGAATATAATAATATGGcaatatatatagatatagatatatatttaaatgCTAAAACATTTGTTAGGTCAACTTGAGTAAtgaatatatttcaaatatatgCTTCTTTCCATAAATAAAGGTCATTAATTCTCTTTGCAACATGGGTGCCTTTGTATGTGGCTAGCAAACTAGCAAAACAATTCTGGTATCTTTAGTTCAAAATGCACTTGTGACTTACAGATGAACTCaactttttttatgttttatactAGAATTGTACTTGCAGTAGAATTTCAATATAATTTATGAGATTACTTTAGGGTAGACATTTTAAACAACTCATACAAAAGAGAATTCGTTTTAATGACAAGAAAGATAGGTATAGTCTATTCATTTCTCAAGCAGACCTTTATGAATCACTTTAAAAGGACACTACAGCTGAAGACTGAAGAGCAATATTTATcaacattaaataaaacattcggtgaaatatgtataaatatttcttcatatGAACATAACACAAAATTAAATAGTTCAGATACACAGACACCATTTAATATATTTCCACTGTTGTCAAAATCATCTGTAAACACTATCTCACACTGAATACAAAAGCAGCTTTAACATCAGTTCTGTGTTCACAACACTGATGCCCCTTTGTAAAATAAGatacttgttttattttcagcaaaataagagtttaagcaataaaaaaaaaagttttggtCAGTTCAAAGGAGAATACAAAATAATCTTTCAACAAGTAACTAAATCAGATTTAGAGCAACAGTTTAAAGTACAATCCTTTCCCCAGGGGACCTCTGACTTTTATAAATCATGTTTGGTGCAGACCACATCACAAATACCAGGAAATACTGGTCATGTCTAAACTATAAATATTAAAGCCCTTTAAAAATTGTCTTTATCAAAAATTGCCAGGTTACAAATTGGCAATATCACATTTTTCACACCACCGAATAACCTGGCGTCAAACGGATTTAGGTGCGCTTCTCCTGATGATTGTTAAAACAGGTTGtggaaaagaaacactttttagTGAGCATCCTTCATGtgcaaaaataaagcatttcttttaaacCAATCACTTGCATCTGAAGATCACCTGGGCAGACAGTACTAGCAGCAGGGCTCCACCAACTTTTGTCAAAAAATGACAACTTGAACTTTCATTGGAAGCGATACAGGTACTGCACACAGGATCTGAGCTGGCTCTGAGAAGGGCGGTGCATCCACACGGTGCAGCTCAGGACAAGGTGTTGCAGGGGCCGCGTGTGCTTGGACAGCGATGCAGCCTCCCCGGCAGGACACGGGGCTGCTGCTGATGGCTGCGCCTGCCTGGCTCCTGAGCAGCTCCCTTTGAACATCAGTACCATGCAGCCCAGATGTGGCTTCTCATCGTCCTATGCCCTACAAAGATGATAGCTTCATACCCTTCCCCATTCCTTCCATTGAATGTAGCCTTCAATTCCTTTCCCCTTTGTATCTTTTAAAGAGGCATGATCACTTTGAGGAGAGACTCTGTGCTCAAGATTAAGGTTTTACTGGGCATGTACCCCATTATAAAACTCTGTAAACTGTTCAGCTCAcaggctgtgttttggttttctccATTTCAAATGTGAACACCATGTTTTCATTCCAGAGATTGAGTTTCAGGTGGCAAATAATGAGCTATGTACTTATAACATGattttttgactttttaaatatttcaatcaCATGTAATCATGATGGGAGACCCTGTAAAACCTAGAACAATAGGTCACCTCTTTCCTGGTATGTGTGTATTTCAGAGGTGTGAATGTATgttatacatacatacacactcacacacataTAACATCAGCTGCACATAGATACTCAGAAATCAGGAATCAGGGatacaattaaaaatatacCAGAAGAGAAGTAAACAGGAAACTCTACCTGGACAACAACAAGCAATTTTCCAACCTATACATTGTCTCAAATAATTTCATAATCCTGTTTCGCTAGCTTGCTACATCTGTATGTAACTTGAATTGAAAGTTGCTGGATTACTTGGACCAAGAAGAGTTGGGCTAGCTAGATGTGCTTACCTGAGATCCCAGAGTTAATTATAATCAAAGAGCTGGGCAGATCAGTAATGGGTTTATAATTGCTATACAGCTTCTTGCAAATTTGTAGGAAAACTTTATTAAACCTTTCACTCCTTAGTAAAAATGTTGAAGTTTCTTAATGTGGATTGATTTTTATATTAAACGGGATTTATTGAAAGATAAATaagcctggcagctgctttCACATCTTGATGTTTAAATGATAGAATCACAGCACCCTGGAACCACCCCCCCACCCTAACCCGTTCCGTCCCATCCCTTACTATCCTGCCCTGTCCCGTGCCATCTTGTTCTgtcctatcccatcccatcccatcccatcccatcccatcccatcccatcccatcccatcccatcccatcccatcccatcctatccctGCTTCGttatttttttacttgtttaaaaatactattCTATGAAGCCTCCCTAGGGATCCGCTTATGAAAAATGACGGACTGCCGTTGCTGATACTGCTGTTTGCGTCGTTTTCGTTTGTCacactggcacagcagcagcatcttgaAAGTGTTTCTGAATGTTTTGTTACACAGTGCATAGCACATGGGGTTCACTGTGCTATTGATGTAGCAAAGCCAATACCCCAGGTGCCAGAAAGTTTTGGGGATACAGCTGCAAAAGGTGTTCACCAGAACCATGATGTTATATGGGGTCCAGGTAATGATGAAGGCAAACAAAATGGCACTGAgtgtctgtgctgctttcttttctttgataaGTGACATTCGTTTTCGTTTTGTGATCTGACTTCTGGTCTTCAAGGCAAACTTTTTTGCCAGGGTTGCTTCCTTAAAGGACAAGGGCAGGGCTGTCGATGTCTTGGTCACTGACGAGACGCCATCAGAAGCTGTGGTTGTCTCTTCTGACTCTGGTTCAATTGGAAGCTTAGTAAAGCTCTTTTGGAAATTTCCACCATCCTGAACACTTTTGGGAGGGTGCAACTTTTTAGGTTTCTTTTCCTTCGATTCTGTGTCGGATTTCTGCAGTTCATCCCCTGACTCATGCAAATCTTCTGAGGAGGGTAGTTTTGTGGAATTGAGGATAGCACTGTGACCAGGAAGCTTCAGCACAATTGAATAGATGGCTCTGGTCTCTGCAGCAATGTCTTCTTCGTCAGAGGAGGCTGAATTTTcaagggaggcagcagcatcGTTGTTGTTCCAGCTATCACTGCTGCTATGCTCTTGGTCCCCCTGATCTGTGTTGGGTTCCCAGCTCTTCATTGTGAGCCAGAAGTGGCAGCGTCTGTATTTCTTTCGGGTGGAGCGTTTCATGCTCTGCCGTTGCAACTCATAGCTGCTGCAGCTCCGAGAGCTGCCGGTCTGGTGTACAAAGCGTGCTgcctctgcttcactgcctGAAGCCTGTAGCCCTGCTAACTCTTTGGTGCGTTTCTCCGTCTCCTTGTAGATCCTCCAATACAAAATACTCATAATGGTGACTGGCAAATAAAAGGCAGCTATGGCAGTGCCAAAAGTGATGATAGGTTCAGTTAGAAACTGGATGAAACATTCATCAGGAGGCACAGTCCTCTCCCCAACAAAATACTGCCAAAACAAGATGGCAGGGGCCCAAAGAACAAAAGAGACGATCCATGCTAAACCAATCATCACCCCAGCCCTTTTGGTTGTTCGTTTGGCTCTGTATGTTAGTGGCCTAGTGATGGAAAAATACCTGTCAAAACTTATAACAAGGAGATTCATGACAGAGGCATTACTGGCGACATAGTCAATGGAGAGCCAAAGATCACAGGCTACGCTTCCCAAAGCCCAGTGGTCCATGATGATGTATGTGGTATAAAGATTCATGGAAAGAACACCGATGATCAAATCTGCACAAGCAAGGCTCAACAAGAAGTAGTTGTTGACTGTTTTCAGTTGTTTGTTAACCTTAAATGCAACAATCACTAAGATGTTTCCTATGATGGTCACCAGTGCAAGGATCCCAGTGAGGAAAGCAATCAAAACTACTTGCCAGACAGTGTGTCCACCCAGAGGGTCTTTGCTTGTGGCATTTAGGGTCATGTTTGTTGATTCCAcagtggagaagggaaaactcTCTGTGGTCTGAGGGAAATCATAGCTGCCAATGAGTGATGCTGCTTCATCAAGGAGTCCCAGTCCACGTGAATCTCTCTTCCAGAACGAGCTCACATTTGGAAACAGGGGCGAGGATGAACTGTTATTTTGCATGATCATTGTGGCTGTCTGACATAgtctgcagcagagaaaaaccaaacaaaaatcaagtGAACAGGTGAAgatgttaaataaataatagtCCTCatatgttggggaagatgaaacaggaaagccttataaatatgactgcctgacaaaagattttgggaatatgaaaactataagcgacatcgaaatgaaggccacctttgagataccaagtcttagttactgaacaactggaaaacaatggtatggccgactgaaggtaatcccctttagattgaacaataccctctgcttgcaggcaggtccatgggtcagagcagaccctactagctcagcagaaggggtccaaagagtagtttttaggagttaagatgtaacactctatggtaatataacaattcttataggctgtatgtaaatactataggatttgtatcttgtattagattggttagtggaaattagaatattcagtacagaagatgatttattgtattgtaaccaggacttcacgaCCTATCCACTCTACTTCTcccttacccgcttactctcttacTTATCTCCTCTTCGCTCACTCTTACTCCACTCTTACCTACTTGCTCTTACTTTTacactcttgctctcttgggcctgctccaAGCTGcggctggcagctctaagcagtgcccctatacccacgccctttgcaataaaccgcatgttccaagatctgacttcagagatctctcgtctccatccgtcccGACCGTCCAACCCACCCAAAGCTCCTACACTCATACTTGTATATAAAATCACTTTAGCACTCTGAAAGATGTCTTTAAAAAGCCAAGCTGCTTGTGACACATTTCAAGTCAAACATGTATGTGATAGTACTCAGCTTCCAGACTGTGATTAATCTGAGCTCTTTGTATTGATCACATTGTGTTTCCTTACAAACATTCAATGACAGAAGAACCAAAATCCCAGGAGAATTTGAACCCACAGTAGTATTAAAATGCCCCTTGACTAACTCTGAATTAAAACACTCCCTGCTGGATCCACTATCCTGAAGCCTTCAAAAACTAAGTTCCAATCATATGAAACCACAAATCTTCCAAGTTCCAATCAATACTGGTCCCCAGTGCTATCCTGGCTCTAGCAAAACAGAATCCCAGCCTCTGCTACCTCCAGCTATAGCTGATGACAGACAAAAATATTGTTCTGCCTTTCCTTAAACTATGGAGATACAAGCCAGCATCATTTCATTATGTCAAGCTACTCTAACCTGTGGGGCTGCAAAGCTCTTCCCATTTTCATCTACCTTTCAGCTATCTGATACAAGTAGTAAAACTTCTCATTAGCACTTTTTGCACATGCCactattcatttttttcatgcacATTTTTATACTGGGACTAAGGATTTTGGACATCTAATGACATCAAAATTTCTTTGGGGGCAACACACGGTAAAAGTTCCTTTGAAAGTATGGTCTCtagagtcaggaaaaaaaactttggCAGATGTATGTCAAAGCAATCATTAAACACTTTAGGAAAATAGGGGAAAAAGCATGAAAGGGATTAATAACTAAGCTTTAATCCTTTTCCCCAAATACtaacataaaatgaa
The DNA window shown above is from Corvus hawaiiensis isolate bCorHaw1 chromosome 3, bCorHaw1.pri.cur, whole genome shotgun sequence and carries:
- the CHRM3 gene encoding muscarinic acetylcholine receptor M3, encoding MIMQNNSSSSPLFPNVSSFWKRDSRGLGLLDEAASLIGSYDFPQTTESFPFSTVESTNMTLNATSKDPLGGHTVWQVVLIAFLTGILALVTIIGNILVIVAFKVNKQLKTVNNYFLLSLACADLIIGVLSMNLYTTYIIMDHWALGSVACDLWLSIDYVASNASVMNLLVISFDRYFSITRPLTYRAKRTTKRAGVMIGLAWIVSFVLWAPAILFWQYFVGERTVPPDECFIQFLTEPIITFGTAIAAFYLPVTIMSILYWRIYKETEKRTKELAGLQASGSEAEAARFVHQTGSSRSCSSYELQRQSMKRSTRKKYRRCHFWLTMKSWEPNTDQGDQEHSSSDSWNNNDAAASLENSASSDEEDIAAETRAIYSIVLKLPGHSAILNSTKLPSSEDLHESGDELQKSDTESKEKKPKKLHPPKSVQDGGNFQKSFTKLPIEPESEETTTASDGVSSVTKTSTALPLSFKEATLAKKFALKTRSQITKRKRMSLIKEKKAAQTLSAILFAFIITWTPYNIMVLVNTFCSCIPKTFWHLGYWLCYINSTVNPMCYALCNKTFRNTFKMLLLCQCDKRKRRKQQYQQRQSVIFHKRIPREAS